The Flavobacterium galactosidilyticum nucleotide sequence TCAATTGCTGAAAGTTGTGCCCTAATTTGATGGTGCCTTCCTGTATGCAGATTTACTTCTAAAGCAAAATAGTTGTTGAGTTCTTTTATAATAGTATAATCTAAAATGGCTAGTTTACTTTCAGGAACTTCTTTGAGATGCGCTTTTGAGCTATTGTTTTTTTCGTTTCTTTTTAAGTAATGTACTAGTTTGTCATGCGCTTTTGCAGGTTTGTTTTTGACAATACACCAATAGGTTTTTTGAGTTTCGCGGTTACTAAATAATTCATTCATCCTAGTCAGCGCTTTACTAGTGCGGGCAAAAACTACTATTCCCGTGGTAGGACGATCTAATCTATGGACAACGCCTAGAAAAACTTCACCTGGTTTGTTGTATTTATCTTTTATGTATTCCTTAACTATATCAGATAATGGTTTGTCACCCGTTTTATCACCTTGCACAATATCACCTACACGCTTATTGACCACAATTAAGTGATTGTCTTCATAGATAACTTGCAGATTTGATTTATTCGAAACAATCTTCATATAAATTTCCCTTTTTAGGACCTAAATAGCTTAATATTGCTCGGTAGCATTAGGGAAATCACTTGATTTTACATCGGCAACATACTGACCTATCGCAGTTGTCATTCCGTCGTATAAATCCATGTATCTTCTCAAGAAACGTGGACTAAATTCATTATTCATTCCTAACATATCGTGAATAACTAATACTTGACCATCAACTCCGCCACCAGCACCAATACCTATTACTGGAATAGAAATGCTTTTAGCTACTTTCTCCGCTAAATGCGCTGGTATTTTCTCTAAAACTAATGCGAAACAACCTAAATTTTCGAGTAATTTAGCATCCTCAATTAATTTGTCAGCTTCTTCATCTTCTTTAGCACGAACAGTGTAAGTCCCAAATTTATATATCGATTGTGGGGTTAAACCCAAATGTCCCATTACTGGAATCCCTGCGTTTAATATTTTTTTTATAGAATCTTTTATTTCTTTTCCACCTTCTAATTTTACCGCATGACCGCCACTTTCTTTCATAATTCTAATTGAAGAACGCAATGCTTCTTTAGGATCAGATTGATAGCTTCCGAAAGGTAAATCGACAACCACTAATGCTCTTTCTATTGCTCTAACAACAGATGAAGCATGGTAAATCATTTGATCTAAGGTAATAGGCAACGTAGTTTCATGACCAGCCATCACATTTGAAGCTGAATCACCCACTAAAATTACGTCGATTCCAGCACTATCAACAATTTTTGCCATGGTATAATCGTATGCCGTAAGCATAGCTATTTTTTGGCCATTAGCTTTCATTTCGATAAGCGACTTGGTAGTAATTCTTTTGTAATCTTTTTTTGCGACAGACATAGTTCCTATTTTAAGGCTGTAAAGGTAATGAAATGTATATTTTAAGGGGGAAAATGTGTAAGTAATATTGATTTTAAAATAAATTAGGTGAAAAATAATTTATGATGGAATGGAGAGTTGCTATTTGATGTCTTTTTAAACGAAAATATAAGAGCTTTTTCTATAGCTAATAAGCATGGTATTTAAAATGCAATTTAAATCATATGTAATATCATTTTCATATGTCTAGACTAAAAATGTAAAGTAAGATTGTTTTTGTTGCGTATTAAGTCTTTTTTTTAAACCTAAGTGCTAGATTGTAAGTAAAAAAAATAGCTTTAATCTGTGTTTTAGTGCTTTTTCGTTCATTCAAAACTGGATATTTTTATTCTAATTCTTTTGAGAGATTATTACGGGAGAATGCTGCTGTTAAATTATTCTAAATTATTTATCCTAAAAATACAGTTTTATATGTTTTTAATTATGTTTGCAGCATGAAAATTAGTAGAAAAAATATATTGAATAGCATATTGCTCGTAGTGGGCATGTTCTTATGCTATTCTGTTTTTTTTCAAGAAAGTTCTACTTCCACAGCTATCGAAATAAGCGCCGAGAATAATTTAATCTCTATAGATTTTGATGGTGATTTCGAAGTCAGTGAAGAAGAACTGGTTTTTTATACAACTGAATTTGAATCAGTTTTCGAAAAAGTTAGTGATACCAATCATTATCATTTTAACAGTCTGGTTTCTCAACCTTTCCTACCTGTTTGGCAACCGCCAAAGCTTAGTTAATATCCTATAACTACTTATTTATTGACTGAAGATTATTCAGCCAAGTAAGCTGCATTACACTTTGTATTGTTGAAAAATTAAGTTTATTAACTAAAATATTTCCCAATGGATTTTGATAATTTTTACAAAAAGAAAAATAAATATCAAAAAAAACAATCAATTCACAAGTATCAGCAACATCATAATTACGAAAAGAAATTCTATTCTAAGAGTCATGGCAATTTTGACCCTGTTGCCCTGCTTGAAAGTTTAAAGAATAATAGAAAGCTTAAGGTTGTTTTGATTATTACTTTGATCTTAGTTTTAGCATTACTTATTGGTTTAATAGCTCTTATACTGCCGTTAATTGGTTCAGTAATTAGCTATGTTTCTGAAAACGGATTAGAGGGTTTATTTAATGAGGCTATCAAATTTTTAAATTCTTTATGGAATGGTACAAAATAGTAAGGTAATGGATACTTCTATGGCACTTAAAAAACTGCAATTACTGAATAGATATTACAGAATCACTCAGTTTTATTCTTTTTTGAAGAAGGTAGCAATCAAAGGAGGCATAGCACTCCTCGTTTTTGCATCTGTTTTGCTTTTTTTGGAATATTTTTTTTTAGATTTTGATTATTTGCTAAATACACTTGTTGCAAGTCATTCAGCTACGGTAGTTATTTCTTTTTTTCTGTTATCAGAAACGGTTTTAGGTTTAGTACCGCCCGAGCTATTTATTGCATGGGCTTCAAAATCAGCAACGCCGTGGTTTTTCCTATTTGTTCTAGCAACGATGTCTTATCTAGGAGGCTTAATCGCTTATTTCATAGGGAGTCAATTGTTTTTGATACCTGCGGTTAAAAATCATATCGAGAACAGAATAGCACAACATATTAATAATTTAAGAAAGTGGGGAGGATTTTTTGTTTTTATCGGTGCCATGTTACCGTTGCCACATTCTATTGTCAGTTTAGCTTGTGGCTTAATCAAATATGACATCAAGCATTATTTACTGTGGGCATTATTTAGATACTTACGTTTTGTTATTTATGCATTAATTATTTTTCAAATTTTTTAGGTTTATGAGTTGGTTTAGAAATTTATACAATTGGGTGTTAAGTTGGGCTCAAACAAAGTATGGTGGCAGTTTTCTTTTTGTTTTAGCATTCACTGAATCAGTGTTTTTTCCTATACCACCTGACATTTTATTAATTGCACTAGCATTAGGAGCATCTCAAAAAGCATTCAAATATGCATTGATTTGTACTTTGGGTTCTGTCTCAGGGGCTTTTGTAGGTTATGCAATTGGTAATTATGCTTGGTTGACTGACAGTGGCGAATTTTCGGCCTTTGCCAATTTCTTTTTTGATACAATTCCAGGCTTTAGTATTGGATTGTATGAAAGCATTAGGAGTTT carries:
- the panB gene encoding 3-methyl-2-oxobutanoate hydroxymethyltransferase, producing the protein MSVAKKDYKRITTKSLIEMKANGQKIAMLTAYDYTMAKIVDSAGIDVILVGDSASNVMAGHETTLPITLDQMIYHASSVVRAIERALVVVDLPFGSYQSDPKEALRSSIRIMKESGGHAVKLEGGKEIKDSIKKILNAGIPVMGHLGLTPQSIYKFGTYTVRAKEDEEADKLIEDAKLLENLGCFALVLEKIPAHLAEKVAKSISIPVIGIGAGGGVDGQVLVIHDMLGMNNEFSPRFLRRYMDLYDGMTTAIGQYVADVKSSDFPNATEQY
- a CDS encoding RluA family pseudouridine synthase, which codes for MKIVSNKSNLQVIYEDNHLIVVNKRVGDIVQGDKTGDKPLSDIVKEYIKDKYNKPGEVFLGVVHRLDRPTTGIVVFARTSKALTRMNELFSNRETQKTYWCIVKNKPAKAHDKLVHYLKRNEKNNSSKAHLKEVPESKLAILDYTIIKELNNYFALEVNLHTGRHHQIRAQLSAIECPIKGDLKYGFDRSNPDGGIHLHARKLVFVHPVSKENITITAPTPEDVIWNAI
- a CDS encoding YqaA family protein, which codes for MVQNSKVMDTSMALKKLQLLNRYYRITQFYSFLKKVAIKGGIALLVFASVLLFLEYFFLDFDYLLNTLVASHSATVVISFFLLSETVLGLVPPELFIAWASKSATPWFFLFVLATMSYLGGLIAYFIGSQLFLIPAVKNHIENRIAQHINNLRKWGGFFVFIGAMLPLPHSIVSLACGLIKYDIKHYLLWALFRYLRFVIYALIIFQIF
- a CDS encoding YqaA family protein, which translates into the protein MSWFRNLYNWVLSWAQTKYGGSFLFVLAFTESVFFPIPPDILLIALALGASQKAFKYALICTLGSVSGAFVGYAIGNYAWLTDSGEFSAFANFFFDTIPGFSIGLYESIRSLFVEWDFWVIFTAGFTPIPYKVFTVTAGAFDINLAMFALASIVSRGARFFLIAWLIWKYGPSIKVFIEKYFNLLALSATVVLIGGFVLIKYII